The Lycorma delicatula isolate Av1 chromosome 2, ASM4794821v1, whole genome shotgun sequence DNA window CTTTAAGTAAAGCTAATTCATGCTGTGTTTCTTCAAGAATTTTTCTAGCTTCAGaatgtttattttgatgaaataaaacgaTACCTTGAAGTAAATGTAATCTCATTAGAAGTGCTGactcatttcttaaaaaaaaaaaaaaaaaaaaaaaatatttaaataaatataattacaaatagcatgagaaaatgttaaaagattttcCAGCAGATAAATTTAATCAGCTAGGAAATTTTGACAGGTGAATGAAAccgttctgaaaattttaattacaaaatatagaaatgggtaaatacatcttaataaatgattaaaaaatgtagtttgctTAAAAACTGCTATAGgtcttgttaaattttacattaggaaaaagatattatatttttccctttacgtcattaattcaaattccataaacaatttaaattcccTGTACActatttttgcagaaaaattacACAATGATGTAACAGGGATgataaaatttcatgattatgTTTCTTAGTtgattataaaactaaacaaaattagtgaaactaaataaggtttttattttaaaggtgaataaatatatagttagAATCTTGCAATTTTATGTTCCATGCTAACtgtctacttaaataaaaataatattttcaaaacttataaatatttataaataacaggaTAACCccagtaaaaaaatgttgattcatattttataattatgataatgtaCTACTATGCCAGTTTTGAGATTGAATTGTATCAAATATCAGCTCCCTGGCAAATCATTAAgttacaataactaatataagTGTAAGTTAAatgagaataaaagaaaatatacaaaaaaaaaaaaaataccccgtAAATCATaaacttaatagaaatttttcccAGTATATAAATTCTTgcttcaaaaaagttttataaggATAAAACCATAGTATGTAGTGAAGTTAAAATAggatttgcaaaataaaaaaaaaaaattattttaaccatctTTTTTTTCCAATCCGattcaaaactgaataaaaaagtaagatgCTAATAAACAGCAGAATTAATAATGCATGTAGTGAATTGAAGAGATTTAGCTGcagaatgaaaatgaataaaagttaaaattaaaatgttaaagttaaagttaaaattagaGTACAAATGAGGTTGTCAATTTTAACTGATTGTGAAAAATCCAATCaatgccaaaaataattttacagtatgcAACATTATAACCACTGTTAGTACGGACACTGAATATAAATTAACCGATGACTTTTGATTAGTTACTTTCgctatatttatagtttttttccagttattttactgtaatatttgcaataaatattcaatgaaattaataactgcaAAGTATGATGTTCAAAGTGTACCTGCTAGGCAATAACTTGGTAAGTAATGTCCCTAATCAACACTCTTCCAATGATTATACTGACTATCATTTAATGTAGGTGCTGATTTTAAAACAgaatgatttatgaaaaattataaatgctgtTTTGCCTAACAGCAAGAACAACAAAAGTTACTGCTggaatattctgtaaaaattggaaaaaatacatAGATGAATTATGAAAAGGTTAAGTAGAAATAGAATACTACTTTGTTTTTGCTTGACCAATGAAGTAAGCATCTACAAATTCAACACTGCTGTGCGTAATCCTGAAACTAaccaattagtaaaaaaaaaaagattctgatgTATGCATGAGTTATCAGAATACACTAATAAAGTTTACTCTGATGGGAAAAAAGCAGTTTGTTCAGTGGTCATGCAATAAACCTAATTGCTGAAGTAATTATGACGAAAAAGTCTCCTAAAAAGATGAAAGTGAACAAATCTGACAATAGTCTGTATTCTAAAATGCAGAATAATTAGtcttactctttattttatttaattttgacaaaatacaTCTCTATTTACGACAAGTGACTGGTAAaccaatgttgtaaaaaaaatatgggggaaactttattaaaatttacaaataaaaaattacttttaacattttatcataaatgacACTACTTTaagggaagaattaaaaaaagttctgttatttTCATAGACTATCCTagaattgttttttctctaaaacaaaagagaaattaacaaaataaaagaaaaaaacataatatttttttaaaaaaattatgacaaaatttttcaggTATATTTTATTCTGCCATGGATTTAAGAGAACTTAAAAGAGTTTGGCCAAAACATTCAATGATctgaagaatgtgggtttcaaaatagttggCCTCCAtcctaaaaataatagttataactggttatctATCCTTCATATGGGCAAAATTTTACTTTGCTCGGTTTTTAGTGTTACCCAACAAACACCAATAGATATGACCACACTTCATTTCTAatttcttaattgattttattttttttttgttttttagtcaagtaactgtaagcagatgcagccagttgtgttacacatacaataacagtggctgtgttggttaaaTCACCACATCGTACACAATCGCACCTCTTAAAAACTCGAAATTCTAAAAAACCTGAaagtgatttttagatatttatcttaagagtatttgcaagacccagtctagtgaatatcttgtttagtatagttggaaatgagaaaaatttgcaagaattgtcaaaacttttttcacttttcgTTACTACTTCAagattgaattttgtaaaatctagaattggattttagatatttacataaaatttacacacaaaaaatctggttgatttcttcatttgttaccaagaaagtacaataaaaaaaaaggctcttcaaaaataaattttaaatccattttaaccctttaacatggagattaaaaaatctaaaaattagctttaaaacattcacatgaagattagacacactaaaaatcaagttgttatcatttgttactgaaaattaaaaaaaaaaattgtaaatttcattgatactccatttcaaccctttaaacttggaatttaaaaaaatcaatatacaaattttcattaatttatcttcagtagtttttactagGTGTTAATGAATCAGCCAGttaggacaagttgctttatagttacagaagatataaatattcaatatttatacaaatatttactacaaaaatattggtatgtttataaaaacacaggttatttaaaaaaaaacaaaattttatttgatgatcCAGGTCAATTGTTGAATCAGAatctcttagaaaaaaaaacattttatttcaaaatttaaccgATTATATTTGGCATTTAAATCACCTCTTTGGTGGACAtactttttatgattaaattaatgataagcctcagaaatattttttctctacagaataatttaaaacattaatataagcaggtttaaaaaaatcctaagtTTTTAAAGCTAAatcaaatagatattaaaaacaagAGGGCTGACTAccagaaaaattaacatttctaaactgtttttgaaaaaaattaccaagagGAAAATGCAgacaatctataaaaaaagataagtgcactttttaactgcttaataatcatcatcaataataaagttttcagaaactATTGCACTGACACAACTTATACATTACTTCCTTTCACACGTCACTACAATTATAGATAAGGAGTTTCCTTAGGAAATCCTGAGTATGTTTCATGCTTCTAAACTTTAATTTCTgagtaaaaaacatatatatatgctgcCTATTGTCATCTTTAAGAAGTATACATTTCTTGCTAGAGGGTATTTGATATCACTCCTCAAacccttattttataatttattttttatttccttgtacgaagtaaaggaagtattgtgattgcaaaaaatttcagttttcagaattcaacaaaaatatccattttgatcatccctgaatccattttgactagttttggcatgatgtctgtacatacatatgtatttcgcataacccaaaaatgattagccgtaggatattcaaattttggatttaggtctgtagtaacatctagttgtgcacccctccccttttgattgcaattgactgaaagtgtccaaaaaagcccaaaatcccaaaaaaaattggattttggggttatttccattggttccagagttatagtcaaattaaattttaattaatgaaatatttggatcttaaaaggggaaggcacatcagtttgaatcagacttcatctctaattttttaactttttattttaatttaaatatattgatttattaataattattaatatctgatcgtaaaaaaaaatataataaataataattcaataataacaataaaaaaaagagaagttattaatgaaataaaattttatgcatttttcatttaaaaaaatgtatatatgtaatttagtaggcatacaaggaagtcatgtggtgtctagatcaaatttttttcagtcggATATGTACAAAGATATCTCTCAACCCTATTCCAGTGACTTCCATTTCCAATCTGGGAGTTACACAATAATTGTACTCGGCGACTATAATACAATTTGGATGAGGCTGGGTTTCCTTCATCTACTTAAGTATACCTTTATGAAATAATCATTGAATAGATAGAATGATCTACCTTGTTCTAGTATTAAACTAATCAACTTACCAGAACTTCCTTTTAAAGCTACAACTCTTTCCAAGTTAGGTCCATAACTATATCTGAATTTTGATTCGCATATTTTCAATCTTTCTTCAGCGTCTGGTAACTGggtaacatttttcaaacaaagaTAACACCATGCAATATCCAAATTAAGTAATGCATAATTATCAACAGAATTCAGCAGCTGAGAATTACaagaactgtaaaataaatatacataattataaacagtttatttttgttttttatataacatttaataaacaataaatatttatataatattctgtccatttactatatttactagaatattactactaattattatttagttaataaatgacaACCAACCTAAATTCCTTAACTGCTTCGAGTAGAAATATGAGTGCAAGAGCAAATTCATCCTTTTTAAGAGCAGCTTTTCCTTTTTCATGTAGTGCCATTGCTGATAACAAAGCTTTTTTCTCTTTATGTGGAAGAACAAGAGTTTTACCAACCTGGTCAGTTAtctgttacaaattaataaaaacaataaagaaaatttttatttattattaaattttataatacttttattaacaacctattactttatataaatacaatttactatGGAGAGTACAGTAGTTCTTTCAtttagtaatagaaataaaattagaattacatcTTTTATAACAGAATGGAAcatgaagttctcccaggactttcataacctattctattatataaataaaaatgtaaatgttactttgttcaaaattttcaatctccgaaagttcttcaccgattgctttgaaattttgacacactGCATTCGAATAtgtgcgtgtttttatatacctaagatgtcacacctgagacaggtaaaaacatactttttttgaaaaacattgctatctgttggatgtaaaagcaataCACACGATACCTACTATATTTTACGatttagactaaaaaactactggaacaATTTATGGGTGGGGAAAAGTGAGAAAGGCAAAAATTGGAaacaggaaaaattgaaaaagataaaagaaaaaaaggggaaaattgaaaaggaaaaaatgggaaaagaaaacAGAAAGGGGAAGGGAGacaaaagaaaaggggaaaggaaaacaAGGAGAATATAAATGGGGGAAGGAATGGGCAGAAAAGAGGGGAAATGGGAGAAAgtgaaagggaatatggtaaaaatgaaaataggtaaaatggaaaatgggaaaaggaaagggaaaaaggggaaggttatattttgtgaagttctgtaatgttcattttgttttattgttttaatgttcatgttttatcagactttcaattgtgtacatttaatctatatatacgaggtgcgacaataaagtaatgagaatgatgtgaaaaaaatgttgcttactgttttagtcatgtttagtgttgtctccttcaaagtagtttccttcTGATTGCACatacttattccagcgcttctgccattgatggtaacatttgtggaactcatcttctgtaatatcctccaagaccctcatcacagctttttggacatcttgtgttgtttgaaaatggtgtcccttgaccgccattttgactcttagaaatagaaaaaagtcgcacagagcgatatctggtgaataaggtggcgtggtagtactgaaattagttttgaggttaaaaactgctgtactgacagagcagtatgggatggcgcattatcgtgatgcagaatccaattatcagcaatgttggcacggacgcgaagaactcgtttacgaagtctttctaaaatttctttgtagattatcggttaactgtttgttcaggaggcacccgctctttatgaacaattcccttggaatcgaagaagcacacaagcatgcgtttcacttttaactttgaaatgcgagctttttttggtctgggtgatccctttgagcaccatcgcaaactttggcgttttgtttctggatcgtattgaaaaacccaacaatcatcaccagtgataacacggctcaacaaatctgaattgatttccgtttgctctaacagatcggctgccacatttttccgtgtttctcgctgttgttgtatgactttttggggaccatttttgcacaaatctttctcataccaagatcttcagttaatattagacgaaccgtttctcgattgatgttgagttcttctgcgatcattttcacggataatcttcgatcagatcgtacgatttcacgcaccctggtcaagttgacatctgtccgtgaagttgatggtcgtccactgcggtcttcatcttcaacattcgttctgccttcactaaaaattttatgccaccgaaaaacttgagctcttgacataacctcctctccaaaagccttctgaagcttatcataagttgtcgtcgtgttttcactcgatttaacgcaaaaagaaatggcataccgttgcgcaatattttgcggtttcatttctgtgacgagagacacaaacacgtgttcatttattacagcacaactcacgactgagcagttgcatcaatgtgccgcttggactagaagtagcttatagaccaaggtcaaagatcagtctcattactttattgtcgcacctcgtatatattcaGTTATACCctgatgaaatgaggtcatactgagatttttaagatgttaattaagtggcagaattagtgatttcttatcgGTTTTTGActggaaaaattgaataaaataggtcctagaagaGTAATAGTAGAAACTACTGCACTGtatatgcagtagtttttgagaaatctacgGTGAataccaataaattggggtaaaaccctgttttttatacttggcgtataacttttttaaatggataataaacacataaaacttttaagaaaaacttgtagagaatttcattctgaataaaatattgtaaaataagttgaataaaacaaaaaaaaggtagaaaaattcaaattttatttagaaatagtacactaGACCAATGTGGATTATACATACAAGTTTAcagtaaatgttcaaaaataaaacacaccATTTTCAACACGATTCCTGGCACGCTTTTGTATCGATTTTTAGTTGTTCAGGACTGCCCTTAAGTTGTTCAGTGGcatccataatgtggacaattaattcctcacgagaacgtatttttgttttgtatataatatttttcatccattcccagacacaaaaatctaaaggtgtcagatcaggtgatcttggcgACTAGGAACATGGACTTCAATGACAATTcaatttctcagggaaatgataatTTAGGTGAGTGGAAATGGCAGAAGAGAAGTGAAGTGGCTCAGCGCTAGAGAAACATCTTgtcgacgccatttagaccgtccggccccccccggTGGTGCCTATGccttctgcatcggcgtatttttttcggaagaccgagaattcggccgaaacgaaaattgacgtaatcgagtatatgtcagccagaatCGATAGTATTCGACCGGGAGCGACGCCATTTAgatcgtacggccgccccggtgatgcctatgccctctgcatcggcgtatttatttcggaagaccgagaattcggccgaaacgaaaattgacgtaatcgagtatatgtcagccaggatcgaagctattcgaccgggaccgacgccatatcgaccgtccggctcccccggtgatgcctatgccctctgtatcggcgtattttttttcggaaaaccgagaattcggccgaaacgaaaattgacgtaaacgagtatatgtcagccaggatcgaagctattcgaccggggaccgacgccatttagaccgtacggctcCCCCGGTGACGCCTATGCCCTccgtatcggcgtatttttttcggaaaaccgagaattcggccgaaacgaaaattgacgtaaacgagtatatgtcagccagcatcgaagctattcgatcgggaccgacgccatttagaccgtacggcccccccggtgatgcctatgccctctgtatcggcgtatttttttcggaaaaccgagaattcggccgaaacgaaaattgacgtaatcgagtatatgtcagccaggatcgaagctattcgaccgggaccgacgccatttagaccgtacggccgccccggtgatgcttATGCCCTCTGCaacggcgtatttttttcggaagaccgagaattcggccgaaacgaaaattgaagtaatcgagtatatgtcagccaggatcgaagctattcgaccgggaccgaagccattcgaccgtccggcccccccagtgatgcctatgccctctgcatcggcgtatttttttcggaagaccgagaattcggccgaaacgaaaattgaagtaatcgagtatatgtcagccaggatcgaagctattcgaccgggaccgacgccatatcgaccgtccggcccccccagtgatgcctatgccctctgcgtcggcgtatttttttcggaagaccgagaattcggccgaaacgaaaattgaagtaatcgagtatatgtcagccaggatcgaagctattcgaccgggaccgaagccatatcgaccgtccggcccccccagtgatgcctatgccctctgtatcggcgtatttttttcggaaaaccgagaattcggccgaaacgaaaattgacgtaatcgagtatatgtcagccaggatcgaagctattcgaccgggaccgacgccatatcgaccgtccggcccccccagtgatgcctatgccctctgcatcggcgtattttttcggaaaaccgagaattcggccgaaacgaaaattgacgtaatcgagtatatgtcagccaggatcgaagctattcgaccgggaccgacgccatatcgaccgtccggcccccccagtgatgcctatgccctctgcatcggcgtatttttttcggaagaccgagaattcggccgaaacgaaaattgaagtaatcgagtatatgtcagccaggatcgaagctattcgaccgggaccgacgccatatcgaccgtccggcccccccagtgatgcctatgccctctgcatcggcgtattttttttcggaaaaacaaGAATTCGgtcgaaacgaaaattgacgtaaacaagtatatgtcagccaggatcgaagctattcgaccgggaccgacgccatttagaccgtacggccgccccggtgatgcctatgccctctgcattggcgtatttttttcggaagaccgagaattcggccgaaacgaaaattgaagtaatcgagtatatgtcagccaggatcgaagctattcgacagggaccgaagccatatcgaccgtccggcccccccagtgatgcctatgccctctgtatcggcgtaattttttcggaaaaccgggaattcggccgaaacgaaaattgaagtaatcgagtatatgtcagccaggatcgaagctattcgaccgggaccgacgc harbors:
- the LOC142320090 gene encoding NEDD8 ultimate buster 1-like; the encoded protein is MFHSVIKDITDQVGKTLVLPHKEKKALLSAMALHEKGKAALKKDEFALALIFLLEAVKEFSSCNSQLLNSVDNYALLNLDIAWCYLCLKNVTQLPDAEERLKICESKFRYSYGPNLERVVALKGSSGKNESALLMRLHLLQGIVLFHQNKHSEARKILEETQHELALLKVDDTSLCELVEFGFTPAEARIGVRATNGCVNSAVEYIQKRRQEREEIREKEK